A section of the Agrobacterium tumefaciens genome encodes:
- a CDS encoding mandelate racemase/muconate lactonizing enzyme family protein yields MKITKLETVRVAERANLLWVLVHTDEGITGLGETFYGAETVEAYVHEYIAPRVIGRDPLQIDLLAQDLVGYLGFRSSGAEVRGNSAFDIALWDIFGKATNQPIAQLLGGFSRREIRTYNTCAGTEYIKKATGQQTANYGLSGGKDYDDLNGFLHRADELAHSLLEDGITAMKIWPFDAAAEKTRGQYISMPDLKSALEPFEKIRKAVGDKMDIMVEFHSMWQLLPAMQIAKALTPYQTFWHEDPIKMDSLSSLTRYAAVSPAPISASETLGSRWAFRDLLETGAAGVVMLDISWCGGLSEARKIASMAEAWHLPVAPHDCTGPVVLCASTHLSLNAPNALVQESVRAFYKTWYRDLVTALPEVKNGMITVPPGAGLGMELHPDIEKSFTVSRRFSDAASI; encoded by the coding sequence ATGAAAATCACCAAACTTGAGACCGTTCGTGTGGCGGAACGGGCCAACCTGCTTTGGGTTCTGGTCCACACGGATGAGGGGATCACCGGATTAGGCGAAACCTTCTATGGCGCGGAGACCGTCGAGGCCTATGTGCACGAATACATCGCGCCGCGCGTGATCGGCCGCGACCCGCTGCAGATCGACCTTCTGGCGCAAGACCTTGTGGGCTATCTCGGTTTTCGCTCATCCGGCGCAGAAGTGCGCGGCAACTCCGCCTTTGACATCGCCCTCTGGGATATTTTCGGCAAGGCCACCAACCAGCCCATAGCCCAGCTGCTCGGTGGTTTCAGCCGCAGGGAAATCCGGACTTACAATACCTGTGCGGGCACCGAATATATCAAGAAGGCGACCGGGCAGCAGACGGCCAATTACGGCCTTTCCGGTGGCAAGGACTATGATGACCTGAATGGCTTTCTGCACCGCGCGGACGAACTTGCGCACTCGCTACTTGAGGATGGCATCACGGCCATGAAGATCTGGCCCTTCGATGCGGCGGCGGAAAAGACACGCGGGCAATATATCTCGATGCCGGACCTGAAAAGCGCGCTGGAGCCTTTCGAAAAAATCCGCAAGGCGGTGGGCGATAAGATGGATATCATGGTGGAGTTTCACTCCATGTGGCAGCTTCTGCCCGCCATGCAGATCGCCAAGGCGCTGACCCCCTACCAGACCTTCTGGCACGAAGACCCGATCAAGATGGACAGCCTTTCCAGCCTGACGCGATATGCCGCCGTTTCGCCCGCACCGATTTCGGCATCGGAAACGCTCGGCTCCCGCTGGGCCTTCCGTGATCTCCTGGAAACGGGCGCTGCCGGTGTTGTCATGCTTGACATCAGCTGGTGCGGCGGGCTTTCGGAAGCACGCAAGATCGCCTCCATGGCGGAAGCCTGGCATCTGCCGGTCGCCCCGCATGATTGCACCGGGCCGGTGGTGCTCTGTGCCTCCACCCACCTGTCGCTCAACGCGCCGAATGCGCTGGTGCAGGAAAGCGTGCGCGCCTTCTACAAGACCTGGTATCGTGATCTCGTCACGGCCTTGCCGGAAGTGAAAAACGGCATGATAACGGTGCCCCCGGGCGCCGGGCTCGGCATGGAACTGCATCCCGACATCGAGAAGAGCTTCACCGTCAGCCGCCGTTTTTCGGATGCGGCTTCGATCTGA
- a CDS encoding aminopeptidase: MTVSPIDSVKLEKLAEVAIKVGLQLQKDQDLVITAPLAALPLVRFLTKHAYMAGGGLVTTFYSDEETTLARYRHASDANFDRASGWLYEGMAKAYANGAARLAIAGDNPMLLAEQDPAKVARANKANSTAYKPALEKISNFDINWNIISYPNPSWAKQVFPDVSEDDAVRRLADAIFAASRVDVADPVAAWAQHNANLAKRSAWLNGERFSALRFTGPGTDVTIGLADGHEWHGGASVAKNGVTCNPNIPTEEVFTTPHALRVDGYVSSTKPLSHQGTLIDDIQVKFEAGRIVEAKASKGEAVLNKVLDTDEGARRLGEVALVPHSSPISASGILFYNTLFDENASCHIALGQCYSKCFLDGASLSQEQIKAQGGNSSLIHIDWMIGSDKVDIDGVKPDGSTVPVMRNGEWA, from the coding sequence ATGACTGTTTCTCCCATCGATTCCGTCAAACTCGAAAAACTGGCCGAAGTCGCCATCAAGGTCGGCCTGCAATTGCAGAAGGATCAGGATCTGGTGATCACCGCGCCGCTGGCAGCCCTGCCGCTGGTGCGTTTTCTGACCAAACACGCCTATATGGCCGGTGGCGGGCTGGTCACCACCTTCTATTCCGATGAAGAAACCACGCTTGCCCGCTATCGCCACGCGAGCGACGCCAATTTTGACCGGGCTTCCGGCTGGCTCTATGAAGGCATGGCAAAAGCCTATGCCAATGGCGCAGCGCGGCTGGCGATTGCCGGCGACAACCCGATGCTGCTGGCCGAACAGGATCCAGCCAAGGTGGCGCGCGCCAACAAGGCCAATTCCACCGCCTACAAGCCGGCGCTGGAGAAGATTTCCAACTTCGACATCAACTGGAACATCATCTCTTATCCAAACCCGTCCTGGGCAAAGCAGGTCTTCCCCGATGTGTCGGAAGACGACGCTGTCCGCAGGCTCGCGGATGCCATTTTCGCCGCATCGCGCGTGGATGTGGCCGATCCGGTTGCCGCCTGGGCGCAGCATAACGCCAATCTTGCCAAGCGGTCGGCGTGGCTCAATGGCGAGCGTTTTTCGGCACTGCGTTTCACCGGTCCGGGCACGGATGTCACGATCGGGCTTGCGGACGGGCATGAATGGCACGGCGGCGCTTCGGTCGCCAAAAACGGCGTAACCTGCAACCCGAATATTCCCACTGAAGAGGTCTTCACGACGCCGCACGCGTTGCGCGTGGATGGTTATGTTTCCAGCACGAAACCCCTTTCGCATCAGGGTACGCTGATCGACGATATCCAGGTAAAGTTCGAAGCTGGCCGCATCGTCGAAGCCAAGGCTTCGAAGGGCGAAGCCGTATTGAACAAGGTACTCGACACTGACGAAGGCGCGCGGCGCCTTGGTGAAGTGGCGCTGGTGCCGCATTCCTCGCCGATTTCGGCAAGCGGCATCCTTTTCTACAACACGCTGTTCGATGAAAATGCCTCATGTCACATCGCGCTTGGCCAGTGCTACTCGAAATGCTTCCTTGACGGTGCTTCGCTGTCGCAAGAGCAGATCAAGGCACAGGGCGGCAATTCCAGCTTGATCCATATCGACTGGATGATCGGTTCCGACAAGGTGGACATTGACGGCGTGAAGCCGGATGGCTCCACGGTTCCTGTCATGCGCAACGGCGAATGGGCCTGA
- the xseA gene encoding exodeoxyribonuclease VII large subunit, with translation MSDIFSHAVLSNLAEFSVSELSGSIKRTVETAFDQVRVRGEISGYRGPHSSGHAYFSLKDDRARIDAVIWKGTFSRLKFRPEEGMEVIATGKVTTFPGSSKYQIVIESLEPAGAGALMALLEDRRRRLAAEGLFDPARKRRLPFMPHVIGVVTSPTGAVIRDILHRISDRFPVHVLVWPVKVQGEGSGEEVANAIRGFNALQPGGEIARPDVLIVARGGGSLEDLWSFNDEIVVRAAAESEIPLISAVGHETDTTLIDYAADVRAPTPTGAAEMAVPVRAELEAQLSGIAARLSGSVSRQMDNRRQGVRALVRALPSLDQLLALPRRRFDEAASGLGRGLELTTLNKRRTFERSASGLRPETLLNGLKHHRQRITERMHRAETLVERRLLQGKGRVDSFDSSLRSLPARLLGQVERQKERLATASRRADTAVLHRMAQNRSGLAAHDRILQSLSYKNVLKRGYAVIRDEENRPLTRAAAIASGAVVSMEFADGRVSAITTGEGTSSPDATAAPKKKPVKPASSDPGNQGSLF, from the coding sequence ATGAGTGATATTTTCTCCCACGCCGTATTGAGCAACCTTGCCGAGTTTTCGGTGTCCGAACTGTCGGGTTCCATCAAGCGAACGGTGGAAACGGCCTTCGATCAGGTGCGTGTGCGAGGCGAGATTTCTGGTTATCGCGGGCCACATTCGTCCGGCCACGCCTATTTCTCGCTGAAGGACGATCGCGCCCGCATCGATGCCGTGATCTGGAAAGGAACCTTCTCTCGGCTGAAGTTCCGCCCGGAAGAGGGCATGGAAGTGATCGCGACGGGCAAGGTCACGACCTTCCCAGGCTCCTCGAAATATCAGATCGTTATCGAAAGCCTTGAACCGGCCGGTGCCGGCGCTTTGATGGCGCTTCTCGAAGACCGGCGCCGTCGACTGGCGGCCGAGGGACTGTTCGACCCGGCCCGCAAGCGCCGGCTGCCGTTCATGCCACACGTCATTGGCGTCGTCACCTCGCCGACGGGCGCGGTGATCCGCGATATTCTCCATCGCATTTCGGATCGCTTTCCCGTTCATGTGCTTGTCTGGCCGGTCAAGGTGCAGGGAGAAGGTTCGGGCGAGGAGGTGGCGAACGCCATTCGCGGTTTCAATGCGCTTCAGCCCGGTGGCGAGATCGCACGGCCTGATGTGCTGATCGTTGCGCGTGGTGGCGGCAGTCTGGAAGACCTCTGGAGCTTCAACGATGAGATCGTCGTGCGCGCCGCAGCGGAAAGCGAAATTCCGCTGATTTCCGCCGTCGGACATGAGACAGATACCACCCTGATCGATTACGCCGCCGATGTCCGTGCGCCGACGCCGACGGGAGCCGCCGAAATGGCGGTGCCTGTGCGGGCGGAACTCGAGGCGCAGCTTTCCGGCATCGCTGCCCGCCTTTCCGGCTCTGTCTCGCGGCAGATGGACAATCGCCGGCAAGGCGTGCGCGCCCTGGTGCGGGCGTTGCCGTCGCTCGATCAGCTTCTCGCCTTGCCGCGTCGCCGGTTCGACGAGGCTGCGAGTGGTCTTGGGCGTGGACTGGAGTTGACGACGCTGAACAAGCGGCGGACATTCGAGCGTTCCGCCTCGGGACTGAGACCGGAAACCCTGTTGAATGGCCTCAAGCACCACAGGCAGAGGATCACCGAGCGCATGCACAGGGCGGAGACGCTGGTGGAACGCCGGCTGCTGCAGGGAAAAGGGCGTGTCGATTCCTTCGACTCATCTCTGCGCTCGCTACCCGCCCGGCTGCTTGGCCAAGTTGAGCGGCAAAAGGAGCGCCTTGCCACTGCCTCACGCCGGGCCGATACTGCCGTGTTGCATCGGATGGCGCAAAACCGGTCCGGCCTTGCCGCCCATGACCGTATCCTGCAATCGCTCTCGTATAAAAACGTGCTCAAGCGCGGCTATGCTGTCATCCGCGATGAGGAGAACCGCCCTTTGACCCGCGCTGCGGCCATTGCTTCCGGTGCCGTGGTATCGATGGAATTTGCCGATGGCCGCGTCTCGGCGATCACAACCGGAGAAGGCACATCTTCCCCGGATGCCACCGCTGCGCCGAAAAAGAAGCCGGTCAAGCCAGCTTCTTCGGACCCGGGCAACCAGGGCAGCCTGTTCTGA
- a CDS encoding EamA family transporter, producing the protein MKKNSTFAADVLVTALAPVIWGTTYFVTTEFLPQGYPLHVAMLRALPAGILLLLIVHRLPQGIWWHRSFILGALNFAFFWAMLFVSAYRLPGGVAATVGAVQPLIVIGLSRLFLATQIRPLAIAAGFLGIAGVALLVLTPGAVLDGIGIAAGLAGAVSMAFGTVLTRKWRPPVSNLTFTAWQLTAGGILLLPLAYLLEPALPTPSATNILGIAYLGLIGAALTYVLWFRGLARIEPSAAASLGFLSPVVATLLGWLALGQSLTPAQIAGFMAVLFSIWLSQRSQLPK; encoded by the coding sequence ATGAAGAAAAATTCGACTTTTGCAGCCGACGTGCTGGTTACCGCGCTTGCCCCCGTCATATGGGGCACCACCTACTTCGTCACGACGGAATTCCTGCCGCAGGGATATCCACTGCATGTCGCCATGCTGCGCGCTTTGCCGGCCGGCATCCTGCTGCTGCTGATCGTCCACAGGCTGCCGCAGGGTATCTGGTGGCACCGCAGCTTTATCCTCGGCGCGCTGAATTTCGCGTTTTTCTGGGCGATGCTGTTCGTTTCGGCCTATCGATTGCCCGGCGGCGTTGCGGCAACCGTGGGCGCGGTCCAGCCTCTCATTGTGATCGGCCTTTCGCGACTGTTTCTCGCAACCCAAATTCGACCGCTGGCCATCGCCGCCGGTTTTCTCGGTATCGCCGGTGTCGCGCTACTCGTCTTGACGCCGGGCGCGGTGCTCGATGGCATCGGCATTGCCGCAGGCCTTGCGGGTGCCGTCTCCATGGCCTTCGGAACAGTACTGACCCGCAAATGGCGCCCGCCGGTCTCGAACCTCACCTTCACCGCATGGCAACTGACCGCGGGCGGCATTCTTCTTTTACCGCTCGCCTATCTTCTGGAGCCGGCACTGCCGACGCCATCAGCGACTAATATTCTCGGAATCGCCTATCTTGGGCTCATCGGTGCGGCACTCACCTATGTTCTTTGGTTTCGTGGGCTAGCCCGCATCGAACCTTCAGCGGCAGCCTCGCTCGGATTCTTGAGTCCTGTTGTGGCAACGCTGCTGGGCTGGCTGGCGCTCGGTCAAAGCCTCACGCCAGCGCAGATCGCCGGCTTCATGGCGGTGCTTTTCAGCATCTGGCTCAGCCAGCGCAGCCAGTTGCCGAAATAG
- a CDS encoding FadR/GntR family transcriptional regulator, translating to MLSPIAHEAGLVSSTIGAITRHIRENELAPGAKLPSELSLSQQLGVSRTVVREAFRSLSAMRLIDVSAGKRATVATLDHGAMSLMFEHGIHTEQINIQQIYDVRRTIEVRTVTLAALRRTDAEALIILEHARAMESDFGKNDKVMEHDLAFHLAIAKASKNPVFELILGAFQNVTRQTWPIGWKSRTSDAQRHAAGELHIAIGQAIAAGDPQTASTLMARHFDESVHALLAAGIA from the coding sequence ATGTTAAGTCCAATTGCGCATGAGGCCGGTCTTGTCAGCAGCACGATCGGCGCGATCACCCGCCACATCAGAGAGAACGAACTGGCGCCCGGCGCAAAGCTGCCGAGTGAACTTTCGCTCTCGCAACAGCTTGGCGTCTCGCGCACTGTCGTCCGCGAGGCTTTCCGATCGCTTTCGGCGATGCGGCTCATCGATGTCAGCGCCGGCAAGCGCGCCACAGTGGCCACGCTGGATCATGGCGCGATGTCGTTGATGTTCGAACATGGCATTCACACCGAGCAGATCAACATCCAGCAGATCTATGACGTACGCCGCACGATCGAAGTTCGCACCGTGACGCTTGCGGCGCTGCGACGCACGGATGCAGAAGCGCTCATCATTCTGGAACATGCCAGGGCCATGGAGAGTGATTTTGGGAAGAACGACAAGGTCATGGAGCATGATCTGGCGTTCCATCTGGCAATCGCCAAGGCTTCCAAGAACCCTGTTTTCGAACTCATTCTTGGCGCGTTCCAGAACGTGACGCGTCAGACCTGGCCGATCGGCTGGAAAAGCCGCACATCCGACGCGCAGCGCCACGCCGCCGGTGAGCTACACATCGCCATCGGACAGGCCATTGCCGCGGGCGATCCGCAAACGGCCTCGACGCTGATGGCGCGGCATTTCGATGAAAGCGTGCACGCGCTTCTGGCGGCTGGCATCGCCTGA
- a CDS encoding ArsC family reductase, translating to MTVTIYGIKNCDTMKKARSWLEANGVDYSFHDYKAAGIDRAHLEAWCDAAGWETVLNRAGTTFKKLDDAKKADLSREKAIALMVEQPSMIKRPVLETRGKITVGFKPDTYQALFA from the coding sequence ATGACGGTCACGATTTACGGTATCAAGAACTGCGACACGATGAAAAAGGCCAGAAGCTGGCTTGAGGCCAATGGCGTCGACTATTCCTTTCACGACTACAAGGCCGCCGGCATCGACCGCGCTCATCTTGAGGCATGGTGCGATGCCGCAGGCTGGGAAACCGTCCTGAACCGGGCTGGCACGACGTTCAAAAAACTGGACGACGCGAAGAAGGCCGATCTTTCGCGGGAGAAAGCCATCGCATTGATGGTGGAGCAGCCCTCCATGATCAAGCGACCGGTGCTGGAGACGCGGGGCAAGATCACGGTCGGCTTCAAGCCGGACACTTATCAGGCCCTTTTTGCGTAA
- a CDS encoding Gfo/Idh/MocA family protein, translating into MLRFGIISTAKIAQDHVIPAIQDAENCVVSAIASRDLSRARAVADRFSAPHAFGSYDEMLASDVIDAVYIPLPTSQHVEWTIKAADAGKHVLCEKPIALKAQEIDTLIAARDRNGVIISEAFMVTYAPVWAKVKALLSSGAIGTLKHVQGAFSYFNRDPQNMRNIPELGGGALPDIGVYPTIVTRFVTGEEPKRVQATVERDREFGTDIYSSVRADFGRFELSFYLATQLAARQLMVFHGTDGYIEVKSPFNANRWGAEEVELTNQAHNQSQIFRFQDSRQYKLEAEAFARAVRGEGEVVTLESSKNNQLFIDAIYRAADKEGWETV; encoded by the coding sequence ATGCTGCGCTTCGGAATCATCTCAACGGCGAAGATCGCTCAGGACCACGTCATTCCCGCGATACAGGATGCTGAGAACTGTGTGGTCAGCGCCATCGCCAGTCGTGATCTTTCGAGGGCCCGCGCGGTCGCAGATCGGTTCTCCGCGCCCCACGCTTTCGGCTCCTACGACGAAATGCTGGCGTCCGATGTCATCGACGCGGTTTACATTCCACTTCCAACGTCGCAGCACGTCGAATGGACGATCAAGGCCGCCGATGCGGGCAAACATGTTCTCTGCGAAAAGCCGATTGCTTTGAAAGCACAGGAAATCGACACGCTTATCGCTGCGCGGGACCGCAACGGTGTCATCATCTCGGAAGCCTTCATGGTGACCTATGCGCCGGTCTGGGCCAAGGTGAAAGCATTGCTTTCTTCGGGCGCGATCGGAACGCTGAAACATGTGCAGGGCGCTTTCAGCTACTTCAACCGCGATCCTCAGAATATGCGCAACATTCCCGAACTCGGCGGCGGCGCCTTGCCGGATATCGGTGTTTATCCGACGATCGTGACCCGCTTCGTCACCGGTGAAGAACCAAAGCGCGTGCAGGCCACCGTGGAGCGTGACAGAGAGTTCGGCACCGATATTTATTCCAGCGTGCGGGCGGATTTCGGCCGCTTCGAACTCAGTTTTTATCTTGCAACGCAGCTTGCCGCCCGCCAGCTGATGGTTTTCCACGGCACGGACGGTTACATCGAGGTCAAATCGCCGTTTAATGCAAACCGCTGGGGTGCGGAAGAAGTCGAGCTAACCAATCAGGCCCACAACCAGTCGCAAATCTTCAGGTTTCAGGATAGCCGCCAGTACAAGCTGGAAGCAGAGGCCTTTGCCCGCGCAGTCAGGGGTGAGGGAGAGGTTGTCACGCTGGAAAGCTCCAAAAACAACCAGCTTTTCATCGATGCGATTTATCGCGCTGCGGATAAGGAGGGCTGGGAAACGGTTTAG
- a CDS encoding MarR family winged helix-turn-helix transcriptional regulator, producing MSKNPPDHVDHILAQWRRERPDLDVGPMGLLGRLHRLTTHLGREVEAVLLKHGLSSSAFDVLATLRRAGSPYRLSPGDLLSMTMVSSGTMTNRIDQLEKAGMVERIHNPQDRRSVLISLTERGFCVVEAAVSAHVENQHRLVAGLTEEERTTLDGLLKRFLQGFEE from the coding sequence ATGAGCAAGAATCCTCCTGATCACGTCGACCATATTCTCGCACAATGGCGCAGGGAGCGACCCGATCTCGATGTCGGGCCCATGGGCTTGCTTGGCCGTCTACACCGGCTGACCACGCACCTCGGCCGCGAGGTTGAGGCGGTGCTCTTGAAGCACGGCCTCTCCTCCTCCGCCTTCGACGTGCTGGCGACCTTACGGCGCGCGGGCTCACCCTATCGGCTCTCTCCCGGCGATCTGCTGTCCATGACCATGGTCAGTTCCGGCACCATGACAAACCGGATTGACCAGCTTGAGAAAGCAGGGATGGTGGAGCGTATCCACAATCCACAGGACCGGCGCAGCGTCTTGATATCGCTGACGGAACGGGGCTTTTGCGTGGTGGAGGCGGCGGTCTCGGCGCATGTCGAAAACCAGCATCGGCTTGTCGCCGGTCTCACCGAAGAAGAGCGAACGACTTTAGACGGGCTGTTGAAGCGGTTTCTGCAGGGGTTTGAGGAGTAA
- the ybaK gene encoding Cys-tRNA(Pro) deacylase produces MSKTTRATQVLTKAGIAFTTVTYDYDPTADRIGLQAAAAIGEPPHLVLKTLMAELDGKPVCVVVPSDREVSMKKLATAFGGKSASMMKPAEAERATGYHVGGISPFGQKKQVPTAIESTAMGHDYVYMNGGQRGLQLRLSPRDAQTALNAIAAPLVAD; encoded by the coding sequence ATGTCGAAAACAACCCGCGCAACGCAAGTGTTGACGAAGGCCGGCATCGCCTTCACCACTGTCACCTATGACTACGACCCGACTGCCGATCGCATCGGTTTGCAGGCGGCGGCAGCGATTGGCGAGCCGCCCCATCTGGTGCTGAAGACGCTGATGGCTGAGCTCGATGGCAAGCCGGTCTGCGTTGTCGTTCCTTCGGATCGGGAAGTGAGCATGAAGAAGCTCGCGACCGCCTTCGGAGGCAAATCGGCCAGCATGATGAAGCCCGCCGAAGCGGAACGGGCAACCGGCTACCACGTCGGCGGTATCAGCCCTTTCGGGCAGAAGAAGCAGGTGCCGACAGCCATCGAATCCACTGCCATGGGCCATGATTACGTCTACATGAATGGTGGGCAGCGCGGCTTGCAACTGCGGCTTTCCCCGCGCGACGCGCAGACGGCATTGAACGCGATCGCCGCGCCGCTGGTCGCCGATTGA